In Chelmon rostratus isolate fCheRos1 chromosome 4, fCheRos1.pri, whole genome shotgun sequence, a genomic segment contains:
- the LOC121605360 gene encoding retinal Mueller cells isomerohydrolase-like yields the protein MGKGGIGGRKAGWKRGGENERKGWMRGAEGGRVPSFHPSPQEICVQFKCKSESLYAGGLCVSVWKAYSSMVSRVEHPAGGYRKIFETVEELDEPMPASITGVIPSWLGGSLLRMGPGLFEVGGEPLYHLFDGQALMHKFDLKGGQVTYYRKFIRTDAYVRAMTENRVVITEFGTAAYPDPCKNIFSRFFTYFRGIEVTDNCLVNIYPIGEDFYAVTETNYITKVDPDSLETLKKVDLCKYLSVNGVTAHPHTDADGTVYNIGNCFGKNMSLAYNIVKIPPAQRDKSDPIEKSQVVVQLPSSERLKPSYVHSFGMTDNYFVFVEQPVKINLLKFLSAWSVRGATYMDCFESNDSMGTLFHLASKDSAGYLSSHKFRTSAFNIFHHINAYEEQGFIVVDLCTWKGHDFVYNYLYLANLKEEWEEVKKAAMRAPQPEVRRYVLPLDIHREEQGKNLVSLPYTTATAVLHSDGTIWLEPEVLFSGPRQAFEFPQINYPLCSGKKYSFTYGLGLNHFIPDRIVKLNVQTKETWVWQEEESYPSEPLFVPTPGATEEDDGVLLSIVVKPGAERPGFLLVLDARKLTELARAEVDTVIPVTLHGMYKP from the exons aTGGGGAAAGGAGGGATTGGGGGACGCAAGGCAGGATGGAAAaggggaggagaaaatgagagaaagggGTGGATGAGGGGGGCGGAGGGGGGGAGGGTGCCCAGTTTCCATCCCTCACCACAGGAAATCTGTGTGCAGTTTAAATGCAAGTCAGAGTCTCTTTATGCAGGCGgcttgtgtgtaagtgtgtggaAAGCATACAGCAGCATGGTCAGCCG AGTGGAGCATCCCGCTGGAGGCTACAGGAAGATCTTTGAGACAGTGGAGGAGCTGGATGAGCCGATGCCTGCGAGCATCACTG GTGTTATACCGTCATGGCTGGGCGGCAGTCTTCTCAGGATGGGTCCAGGTCTTTTCGAGGTGGGGGGTGAACCTTTGTACCACCTGTTTGATGGACAGGCACTCATGCACAAGTTTGATCTTAAGGGCGGTCAGGTGACTTACTACAGGAA GTTTATCAGGACTGATGCATACGTTCGTGCCATGACAGAGAACAGAGTGGTCATCACTGAGTTTGGAACAGCAGCCTACCCAGACCCCTGCAAAAACATCTTCTCCAG ATTCTTCACTTACTTCAGAGGCATTGAGGTGACTGATAACTGCCTAGTGAACATCTATCCAATCGGTGAAGACTTCTACGCTGTCACAGAGACCAATTACATCACTAAGGTTGATCCTGATTCGCTGGAGACTTTGAAGAAG GTGGACCTGTGTAAGTACCTCTCAGTGAATGGGGTGACTGCTCACCCCCACACTGACGCAGATGGTACAGTCTATAACATCGGGAACTGCTTTGGCAAAAACATGAGTCTGGCTTATAATATCGTAAAGATCCCACCTGCTCAGAGAG acaaatCAGATCCCATAGAGAAATCACAGGTTGTGGTTCAGCTACCCAGCAGCGAGAGGTTAAAGCCCTCCTACGTACACAG tttCGGTATGACAGACAactactttgtgtttgtggagcaGCCAGTGAAGATAAACCTGCTCAAGTTCCTGTCGGCTTGGAGCGTCAGAGGAGCCACATACATGGACTGCTTTGAATCCAACGACAGTATGGGG ACGTTGTTCCACCTGGCCAGTAAGGACTCAGCGGGTTATCTGAGTAGCCACAAGTTCCGAACATCGGCTTTCAACATCTTTCACCATATTAATGCCTACGAGGAGCAGGGATTCATCGTCGTCGACCTGTGCACGTGGAAAGG TCATGACTTTGTGTACAACTACCTGTACCTGGCCAACCTgaaggaggagtgggaggaggtgaagaaagcCGCGATGAGAGCTCCTCAGCCCGAGGTCAGACGATACGTTCTGCCGCTGGATATACACAGA gaagaGCAAGGAAAGAATCTGGTATCCCTGCCGTACACCACAGCAACTGCTGTTCTTCATAGCGATGGCACCATCTGGCTGGAACCTGAAGTCCTCTTTTCTGGACCAAGacaag cctttgAGTTTCCACAGATTAACTACCCTCTGTGCTCTGGGAAGAAGTATTCTTTCACCTACGGCCTGGGGCTCAACCACTTCATCCCTGACAGG ATCGTCAAGCTGAACGTACAGACCAAAGAGACCTGGGTgtggcaggaggaagagagttACCCCTCAGAGCCACTGTTTGTACCAACACCTGGAGCTACAGAGGAGGACGAcg GCGTGCTGCTGAGTATCGTGGTGAAGCCGGGTGCAGAGCGACCGGGTTTCCTGCTGGTGCTGGATGCCCGGAAACTGACAGAGCTGGCCAGGGCAGAGGTCGACACCGTCATCCCTGTGACCCTCCACGGCATGTACAAACCATGA